ATTAATGAGGAGGTAACCCTTTGATAAATTAATAATTATCTTTGTTAAAGGTATTTTGTACTTTTTGACATGGCTGGGGACTGTAGGCATTGTTTTACCCCTTACAATGCAGCCTATGTGGTAGCAAAGGAATTGGGAAGGAGGACATTGTTGTCCTCAGCCTGGAGGTTCGGGAGAAAGCATTAGCCAGTGAAGGGACCTGAGTTCGCTCCTGCTCTTTGGCACCCTGTAGATTTCCAGGTGATGATCCATATCCAAGTTAAAGTGTGGGGAGAGATACACACAGCAAGGCCAACCCTCTGTGGCAGAGCTTCGGGGTCACTGAGGGTGACTTCGGAACCGTCTGTGCCCTCGAGAGTTGCAGTCCCGCAGCTATTTCTGCGATGCTTGAAAACTCTTCTGCCTGAGAGGGCTGGATTCGGGGGCCCCAACTCAACCACTGCCCTCTGACATCCACCCTCCTGACACCAGCATTTGCTGAGAGAGCCCAGGTCTCTCAAGCTGGTGAGTTTGTTACGCAAACTTACACCCGATTGCCCTGCAGAAGGAAATTCATAGGGAGCTAGTGCAAAGGAGGGCTCAATCAGAAGACCACGGACATGCCTGGAAAAGGCTGGGCAAAGCACTCGAGGCCAGCAGAATCTGGGTTTGGTGTGCAGCCTGATAGCTAAGGAAGTGTGCAGCcatgtttttaaacagctgccttcaaaacagaaatactgtaatatgtatatgtatgtacacatgTATTTTTCCATGCAGCATCTGAATAATACATACAGaagtgtgtatatatttatatacacacacagaggcagagGCTGTCAAAAACCGAATTAAGTGCAACCTCTTTGTGTTAAAGTCCTCAGTGGGTTCATGGGATGTAGAGAGATGGATAGGCTAGGGATGGCTGCCCATATTGGTGATTGTGTGTGACAGAgatggaagaaggaagagagggacAAAAGTTAAAATTACTGTAATTGCTGCGTAATGAAACTGTTGATATTTTGTGACAAAGGCCACTGCTTGTGATTCGTCTCACTAGCAGCTATATGTGCCAGACACTTCAGTGCAAGTGCATAGCCATAATGTCCTTCAACTCTGTCAGACAGTGCAGGGAGTATTAGGTGCTCCCAAAGGAATTCCAGGAGTGCCCATTACCCTCACCTGCTCATGCCTAGTAACTCAGCTGCAAACCTGTGTGAGGCCAAAAGCCATGTAGATGACTACTCCAATTAAAAATtagcctttttatttaaaaaaaacaaagccatgccccccctcccccaataCCAAGCCCAACCTCCAGCTGGGAAATTTGTGTAGAAACAGTTTATCAGTGCAGAGTTAAGGTTTCTCACTGAGCTCTTGTATCAAAAAACCTCACTTTCTTACCAGTTTGCTTCTTAAAGCAAATGTGTATGGGCTAGAATTCATACCAGCCCTGCTGGGCAGCGCATGTGAGGGACCCTGCCTGAACAGGTGTCCCTTAATCCACCCCTTTAATTAGCATGGAGACACCCCAAACCTGCAGTGGGTAAATGTTACAACATGATCCTCCTGCATGTGATGACACCCAACACTGGGCTTACCCAGAGCAAAGTGCAGGTCACATACTCAACTCCTGCTCTTTAATTACCTCAGTAGCCCCCCACAGACTTGATATAATAATAGCAACTATAttataaaacataataaataaaaaggccaCAATTGACATCTTTCTAGTACAACACTGAAAGCAGATGGGCTGAATCCACCACAGTACGCTGCTTTCCTTGAAGTGGCAAAAACCGAACCACTGCAAGTAAGCCCTTTGTTTCCTGCAGAGAGCCTGGGTGCACCCCGGGAATCCGAGAGTACAGTCACAGATACTCAGTGTAGCTACACGTAGCACAGTGACTGCAGTGGAGTGTTTGCATGAGGCTGCCATTGCTAATTTCAAGTGTTAACAGTGCTAGAATTACATGCTGCGAAGGCGTGTAGCGGGATGCTTCCCGGCCAACTGTTGGAAAATCTGAAATCTGCTGATGACGAACCTGCAAAGATGAAATGCCACTGAGCACAGTCAGTGCTGTGCTACCAAGGGTGCTGAAAACAATCTTATTTAAAGGCAACACAAACTATTGGAATTACGTACTGCTGCCTGACATTAGCACTGTAAACCCTGTATCGCTAGCAAAGTCTTTCTTGATGGTATAAAGACTCtgtcatttctcctttttcaacaTATACTCACAACTGGTATGGGGGCAGAAATGGTCTTATTTTTTTGCCTGCCACTCTTCTTGACTTGATTTGTGTTCTGGTGGGGTTAAAAGTTGGTGTACTGAATAGCATTTAATGGGGTGGAACAAGGTAGGCAGGAAGGGTCGTGGGAGAGTTGGGGGATGAATGGTTGTTTTGGAATGGGCTTTTCTGTTGGTTtcggtttggttttttttgaaaaagggGTTTACGGCATCCTCCCAAGAATCTCGGGTCTAGTTGTGTCCATGAGTCTGGAAATGTCTCTCAGCTGACTGCCCTGCTGTGAGACCCCTCGGATCTCTGCTCCCGCCTGCATCCTCGTAGGACATGCAGGGGCTCACGTGCATCGTGGGCTCTATCGTAAGTGCTGATATGGCTCAGATTTGTGTCTGTTGTAGCAAAGAACTCATTTGTTTGCACTTGAACCGAAGTGTGGCATCCACATTTTGATTCTCCTTTTAGATCTTCTTTATATCGTAAGACTAGGTAAACATATTGGGGACCAAGGCTTAACTGTGTTAGCCAGTGTGCAAAGATACAAGCAGCCTGGTCAATCTGAGACCTTTGGCTAGcgaaagaaaaacaaagaaagaatcCTGTCTTTCCCTTCTGACTCCAGAGCTCCCTGTTGCTGTAGCACAGGAAGGAACTGCAGGCTGCAGATAGTGATTGCACAGTCACTTAAAGTGCAGTTTACTAAGAACAAgcttaaaataatcttttcttgGTCAGGTTATTTTTCACCAAGTCCACTTCCTATCATTGCGGAGCAGTTATTTCTGTAATCTTACAGCTACAAGCGTTTTTTGTAAAACCTTTCATTGTGCAAAAACTACAGTAGTATATGCTTTATGTCCTTCAGGGAAAGCTTGCATGGACTAGTGGTTGCTCAGGGTTTTTCTTtagactttaatttttttcatgcagtgctttcactgaactgtgCAAGCAGGGTAGGTGTTCCTGTAACAGGGGACACACATGAAATCTGTCCTGTCTGTCAAATGAATCATGCAAGTCAGTgcacaagaaaaataagaatgaaataaaatctgtgcCGCTCTCCAGTAACATAGCACTTAGTTTGCCAGTAATCACATGGTAattgcctctgtgtgtgtgtgtctaagtgtgtaaaaaaattatcagtCTGCAGTAACTCATGGCACAGCTCCGTATCTTATCATCTTGTCATCTAGTGATACATTCATGGTTTATTAATATACGTAAACTAGGTCAGGGATGGAACAGTAAGAGTGCAGATCACtgctaaataaatatatatccATACAGCAGATGCTGTACAGTTTTGTCTTATTTTGCCTCTGGCCACAGCACATTTAGCAATAGGTAACTGCCAAGTACTTgctctgtgattttcttttaaggagACTTTTATATTTTCACAGGAAAGGGCAAGACCTGTCGCTGTTTTGTCATCTTCAGAGTATGGGAGACGCATAAATAAGCCCATAGAGGAGCCGATCAGAGATCATGCAAGGATTAATCATGTGCAGGCAGAATTCTACAGGAAAAATGGCATCACCTGCTTATTGGAAAAACCTTCTCCAAGCCTGGATCCATGCTAAATCTCTTGTATCTGTCATTGCCAGCAGCATttatgtgggaaaaaaaaaaaaaacaacccacccaACTCGCATCAAAAGCAATAtggtgcttttgctttttcctctccattttaGCTAATGATTTGGATTAAAAATAGGATGAAATAGCAGCTGTACTTTTCCTCATGCTTATTCAAATGCATGTCTTCTCCTTACAGTCACATAAAAATCTCATGAAGAGCAGGCTCAGCAAGAGCTGAACATTTTAGGTGGCAACACTGGAAGTGAGACCTGTTAGGTCAacagctgtctctctgcagtttTAGGCAGTGCTTCTATGTAACTATTCACAAACTTAACATTTAAGCAAGCTTGCTCCTCAGCATATTAGTGGTCACTGACTCGTTAATCCTTACAGTGTTGCTACAGAATTGTGAGGTGTCATTCTATCTGCTCAACAGCTGAAACGGCTTCAGCACAGATTTTCCAAAAGGGATGGGCTTACCCATAAATGGGCAAGTAAAGAAATGCTCTGACTTCCAGAAGTGCTTAGCAGTTTCAGTAGACCTCAAGTGGAAGGCAAGTTAAAGGGAACTTCTGCGTACTTGgcatttaaaaagacaaaatctAGGCTTAGCTGATTTCAGACATCTCTTTTGCTGACTTTCACAATATGCGTGGTGTCTGAGGGATTGATCTGTTCAAGAGTGTCACAACAAAAATCATCTTTGGTTCTGTATtcaatgctgaaaaaaaaaagtaatactaGCAGAACAAGCACTGAATAGTTTGGTAGAAAGGATGCAAAGAACACAAGGATTTGAGCAgtagtaatttaaaaagcatgtttAGAGTAAATGTCTAAACCTGCTTAAATGTTTAGTGCCTTGTATTCTCACTGAATCCAGCACTGAAGTTTTAAGATAATTTCAGAAGGAATATCTCCTGCAGGGTATGCATCTGTTTGGTTCTCAAGAGCCATTGATCCTGCTGTTGTTTAAAGCTGAGGAAGTGTTGTTCAGAAAGGAACAACAGCCAGATGGATCCTAGCAGAACAAGGACTGGAAGTCCACAGCTTTGACTGACACTGGAGTTCTGTCAGGTACTTACGCATAGGAAACCTACATCATTTGTGAACACAGTGAGCCTCctagtaaaaaataataaaaccaaagaaCTTCTTAATCTGGGGTCTGGGTAAGTAGTAAATTAGGCAATCAATAGCACTTGTTTGGCATGATGTGAGAAGCAGAGCACACAGAGTAGCCCATTCCAAGAGGTGTTTGTTACTTTCATTATTCGTGACCTGCAAGTTTCTTTATGTTCAATGAACTAGGGACAAGAAGGCAGTAACTGCTACATTCCTTTTCAACAACAAATACTTTGTTAAACAACTCCAGCAGCATTCAATGAAAGGAATCACAGTGAGAACAAAGTgagaaggaaatgttttctaaCAATACCAGAATGCTTTTTCAAAAATCAGTATCAAATGTGTGCCAGTAGAGAATGAGATTGAATATGGCCATATTCTAGGCAGGTTATTTTTAGTTTGGGACAGTCAGTATAAATTACTTCTTTTAAGTAGTCTTACTGTATTTACAAACCAtctgtgtttggaaaaaaactaCTGGAAATCAGATTTGTTTGACAACACCACCACCTTCTGGTGTATATGAGAAATAAGCATTGCCAGCTCACTTTCACTGTGAAGTTGTCAAAACACTGGTATggtttttcctgtttcatttctttccttatgTCACCCCCTTCTCTTTCAGTCCCTTCTCACCCCTCCTCACTTTTGAAGGCTTTTCACAGGTTGTTCCTCATACTGTTTGTTTCTTATACAGTTTGGAGTGGTTAACATCTCCCTCCAGTGCTCAGTTAGTGTCAAAAGAATACCTTAATGATTTCTTCTGTATTAGGGAGAAATTCCTTATAAATGTCTGCAAAGACATTTCAGTCACTCTCCTTCAATTTCTCTTTTGTTAGGATGACAACTATTAGGTTACCAATGTGCTGTAAGCTTCCTATTACACCATTGGAAAGTATCTCATTACCTCTTGGTGCCCCCGCGCCTGTCAGTGCTGACATACTACTGTGAGTAAGGGTTCTATACGTGCAGCAAATTAACATGAACAGAATGTACAGCATGATGCAATGTAGATCATATTTTGGAGCTGGATTTTGCATCCAAAGATCTCCAGGGATTGTTGGGACAGTTGACAGACACCTGCAACTCACAAATTACTAACAGTagctgtggaaggaaaaaaatggccaTGTACTGGTGAAATATGTAGAACTTCAAGCATGTGAAAGTTTCACCTTTTTTGTATCAAAGCATAACAGTTGTTAAAATCAAACCAGGTGATGCTGGGAATTCTTCTTTACTACTTATAAGTAATAATTCCACACAGGACAGGATGCACAAGCTAacctgaaaatgtgttttacatGGCAGTTCGTCAAGTATACATTATGCGATCGGAACTAAGGCCATGTTAGCTTCCCTTTGTCCATCTGTAAAGCAACATGTTGACCCAAGTTAGGGCATGCTTCTTCCAGCCGAAGCAGTTACTAGTCCCAGCTCTTGGTTCCAGCCTTCTGTCAGAATTTATACTCATACATAAAAAAGGACCACATAGGACATAGTTCTGAGCTTCAGAGCATAACAAGTTTCAGTTTAGGCTGGAATGGCAGGCTGTAAACTGAAGGAACTCTGGAGTGTATTCATGACCCCATTTGGACAGTTTAGCTAGAACTGCCACCAAAGACAAAACTACAAGTAGTACAGACCCAGAACATCGGGCAGCCCCCACAGAGACAGCTGTGCAAGTCCACTACCCTGTGGCAGCTGTTCTACAAAGTAAGTAAAGCatatctttttattaaaaatgctcTACTTTCTGTAAGGCATTGCTGTTTAGTGAACAGCACTCTACATCTCTTAAGTATGAGCAATATATCAGTACTGCTTGTGCAGCTACTCTAAATTTTAGTTTTATGAAACACTTGGGAAATCACACCAACAGCTGTGAGTAAATTgcacaatttctttttatattgtCAAGAAAAGCCCTGATGGGTAGGCAGCCTGGCACATTCTGTACATTCAGACTGGCCAGTATCTTTGAATAGTCACAGCTGTCCATTTGCAGTTGTGAGTCAGAACCAGtgaaaacacaaaggaaatgcAGCACTGACTGTCTGGCACTTACAATAAATATTGACACAAAACTTAAGAAAATATGTTGTTCTTTATTACTCTTTACATGTCAATTGTTCCAAATATTGGAAGGTCTCACATTCAGAAGCTCAAATTATCTTAGGTGGAgttatttagaaaacagaattgtTCTTCCACGCACAATATGTACACTTTATAGTACAGGAGGTCAACCTGTGATTTAGTATTATTCTCCAATGTCAGCAGCTGAGTCCATATGTatgaggaaagatttttctgtgtAGATAGTCTGCCATTTTTCTGCAATTTTGTAGACTCTCGATCTCAAAAAATGGAAtctggaaacagaagaaaaatgattgGTGGAAATACGTTTTAATAAATAACTGGGTAAGATTGATGTTCATTAAGCAGATATAAAATTACACATCAAAGAtttgtctgttttaaaattaaacatttaatcCTAAGCTTATTATTGATCTGTAAATCACCTGAATAGAGATTACTGTAAAACAGAGTGATACCCATTACAGTTTAAACTAAGTTAAGTATAATGGAGTTAGGCTCATGTAATAAGTGAttataaatggaaaagaaaatctagaAGTAACTGTTTTGGTCCAAAGTatgtttaaagataaaaataccCCTATTAGttcaacagcaaaataaaggaTATACTCTCTTGAGAAAATACTATTTACAATACAAagcagttcctttttttttttttaaactccaaaTTCaggcctttttaaaaaagtatttaattaaaaattgcaatTCTACTGAACTCTTAGACAACATTTTCCTTTAAGTCAAGATTTGAACCTTAATCACTGCAGAGAAGTACTCTTTCAAGCAGtactctttccactctttggtggaaagcacaggcagaataCACTAACTGAtccaaggaagaaaatggaatttcCGTAACACCCTCAAAAAGGCAAAACCTAGGCAGAGAGAACATACTATAGAAAGGACAAGACTACATCTGCTTTGGGAAGTAATTGGAACTACAGTTTTAAGCATCATAAAATAAtcatttttcacttgttttgcTAACCAGAGCAAAAGCAAACCACTGTCTTTGGACTTTACCTGCACAACTTCATAACCAAGTAACCGAAGATGTCTCTGTTTAATAGCTTCTTCTCCCAACAGATTGTGGCTATTAATGCAAAATCTGCTTTGACCATCAACACAGAGGgcaattctaaaataaaaaaagtgtagtatcaaaaaaaataaaacccaacccaaaactcAGTTATTTTAATCACCACAACTACTGCAGTTCCTAAGAAGCATGAGACAATACCTCCCCTCTTACTCCTTAATACCTCCTAGAATTAGATGTTGTAGGATGGGAGTTACCTTGTTCAGGACAATTTAAATCACTCAATTTAagggtgggaaggggaaagcCTGAAACCTAGTAAAATTGATCTTAAAACCTTATTTATATGCTCTGAACAAAACCTACCATAATAATAAGagtttgatatttttaatgctaCTATTGGTAAGCTGTTTTGAATTCTAGAtgcaaaaacatacaaaatactTGTCTCAGcttgaaaacatttcagaacCTAAATTTATTCAACTTATTAGTCTACTTGTTAAACCTGTTAGAGTTCAAGTTAACTTTAAGTTTAAGCTAAATCTGCTTAAACCTGTACGTATGGTTGGCAGCATCATGGATTACAactatattttcttctccttggtGATAAAAATCACATCAACTTAAACCAAAATTTGTATATCCACTGTAAAAAAAGTTCCTTAAATTTTCAGCATGTTAAGGATATCGTGACCTTATTTACACATGAAaggtgtaatttaaaaaaatcaaagcccaTTCTTAAACATTTAAGCATGGGATTTTTGAAAGAACTTATATTAGTCTGTGAGTCTTGTGAAGGTTAAGCTGGAGAACACATAACCTTTTCAAAGACTTTTGCTTTATCCACAAAATTGCAGTTTCAAATACAAAGTTAAGCAACCTGCCAGTGTGGTATCCAAGGTTTCTCAAAGTAATCTTTgtttcacatattttttttaaacacctatgcatttttcaataaaaaacaGCATCTATAGCAAATACCCTCGTTACACAGGATTCCTTACAGAAGTACATTTGTGAACTGAAACTGGCTTGAACTGTGTTAAATCTATGCAGACATGCTCAACTGgaattaatttagttttaatttgaaaattaattacagaaGATCAAAATACACTACTATAAGCCAAATCAGGATCACTTTGATCCTGATTGTCACTGGGTAGAGAGACTAATTGTCTGACACCGTATAGTTAGGAAGCGAAACAATGAGGAAAAAGTACAGATCATTAATTTTGCCAACTTTGCCCTTTTGCCAGAGGTTTCAGTGTGAAACCTGAACTTTGTTGAGgtcaatggcaaaactccaATCAGCTTAAATTTTAGCCGGGTTTCACCCCAGATGCTGTTTGTCAACGTTAACCAACATTTTAccagtggtttctttttttttcccttaccgTCTGTGTACCTCTTCACATTGGGCAGCAGGCAACACAAAACCTTCTTCATCTAATTTAATCTCAATATCTAGCATAAATGAAAAGAGAAGTGACATTAAAACTCATTTCACATAACAAACTGTTTACTGTAATTCTCATTCTCTTAACAGTTcattgttttataaaaataactaaaatactATCGCAATACTTTTTGCTGCATCACAGAGGCTTGCAAAAGATGTGTATAGACTATTTAACACAAATGAGTGATAATTAGTAACACTTCAGCCTCTCATAATGCTAACAGCAAAGTAGCGTTCCAAGTCCACTATAAACCATATTGTCGTTAAATGGCACTTTGCTGGGCTAGCTAGGGCCTCTGGAATTTTGAGGGCTTTGGGGAGAGACTGTCTCTCTCTGCCCCtcccctttattttttctaattccctAATTTTATCGATGATGTCCATCTGCAAACAGAGCTTTGGACCTAAACCCTGCCAACTTCAACCCCATACGGAAgctgaaatgcagaataattCTGGAATCATCCCTCTGTGgatgtgttttttgtttttaatcccTCCGATGTCCATGGGGTCCAAGAGACCCTTCCCTCAACACCTTATTTATCATCTACCCCTCCTGAGCACACATCTTTCCTCATCATTACCTTCTCTCTGTTTCCTTCCCTGGCACGTGAAACACTCCATtttcctcactcctctctttCAGTCCACAAACCCCCACTGACGATACGTAGTCAATAGTTCTTGCTAAGGGGAGAGGAGCCCAgctgagcagggcagagggctGACAACCTTCCAGTTCTTCCTTTCTCTACTCACCACCAAAGCAGAGAGATCAGGCAAGTGGTGTTGcctcattttgctttcaatTATACAAGTTGTTTACGGGATAAGTAAAAGAGGAGCTGATAGCAAAAATACACAATACAAAAGTTAGCAGCTATTTTCAATGCAGACTGGCTGTGTAAATTCCAAGTAACATTGCAGTTCTTTTGTCTCCCTGttctttctgcctttgaaaatgcatttacttAAAGTTCCCATGATGTTTCCTCATTTCAGACCTTCTACAGAGTTTTGTATTCCAgtttactttttctgtatttgctcaACTTAGAATGCCCacaaagggaataaaaaaaataatttttatttctggaaaataacTGAGCCTAAAGTTTTGACACCATAAGCACACGTTTTATTATTAGTCTAAAGAAATGTTACTTACCAACTGTATAGAAATATGGTGTTGATACCTCTGatgcaaaatatattctttttttcagcaaacaAAGTAATCCAGTCTTCACCCTTTTGAGGAGGTGAACATCCAGAGAACTGTGAGGTCTGAGAAAGGCCTTTACTT
The Haliaeetus albicilla chromosome 21, bHalAlb1.1, whole genome shotgun sequence genome window above contains:
- the CFAP90 gene encoding cilia- and flagella-associated protein 90 isoform X1 — its product is MSQAGYLSQSSRKYELSALTQTGDVSTYDAIFKRPEGYNKNLHRCDREHAKGHGLNINEEERARPVAVLSSSEYGRRINKPIEEPIRDHARINHVQAEFYRKNGITCLLEKPSPSLDPC